Part of the Corynebacterium efficiens YS-314 genome is shown below.
CCACGGTTTCGAGCGCGGTTCCGAAAGCAGGAACATGGATACGCCCCGTCACCCTTCCTCTCATCATGACCACAACGACCACCACGGTGATGATCACCATGATGACCACCCCGATGGGGACGATCCCGGCTCCCCCGACGGTGAAACGGGATCCGAGCCGGTCCGGGAGACTCCCGATGAGCCGTTCCTGCCGATCTTCTCGGAGTTCGCGGGGACGGACCTGACCGACGGGACAGAGGGTCCGGCTGACTCCCCCGGTCCCACCACCGGCCGGCACCGGGGTGATGAGGACGGAGATCTGCTCGACCTGCTCGCCTCGATGCGGGATCACGACGGGCAGACCACCGGCCCCGATGGGGGGATTCCCGCCATCGGGGACTCCTCGGTCACGCTGCCTGTCAACGGTGATGATGACGATGCCGACGACCTGGATGACATCGCGGACAGGGACCTCTATGACCCGGAGGACACCCACCCGGAATATCCCCGGGAGGTCACCCTCGACCGGATCCGGGATCACCTCGCAGACATCGGGGTGGTCAAGACCAGCGGCGAGGATGACTTCCTGGTCGCCTGGATCAATGAGGTGTTCATCGGCTTCTTCATCGATAACGGACCCACCTTCCTGGTCAAGGGGCACTGGGATCCCGACATGGATCCCGACCGGGACTTCATCAAACTGTTCATGATGTGCAACCAGTGGAATGAACGCTCATTGACCACCAAGGCGTTCTGTCACAAGGACACCCAGGGGTTGCAGGTGCGGGTGGAGTTCGCGGTGCCTACCGCGGAGGGACTGACCGACGGTCAGCTGCGGCACAATATCGCGCTGTCGATCCATCACATCCTGCAGGCGGTTGATTCCCTCAGTATCGAGGCCACCGGTTCATCGATCGTCGACTGGCCCGACCAGAATTAGGCCGGTGCCCGCGGCCTCATCATCCGGGGTATCCAGCGGTGTGACGAAGATGGCGCACCAGTACATCAGCACCGCCAGAAACGGGGCCATGAACAGGGCGCTGCCGGGCTCGATGGGTGGAACCACCTGGAAGGTCTCCCCCGCCCCGGCTGCATGCGCGGACGGATCCCCGTGCAGCCAGGTGGCCACGGTGTCACCGAAGGCGAGGAAGGTGGCCGCCCCTAGCAGGCTGACCAGACCGATCCAGATCAGCATGGGCAGGCCCCGGGTGGATTCCGACCGGAGGAACACCACCAGGGCCAGGGCCGCCCCGATGACCCCGGTGCTGATCGCAAACCAGATGTACCCGGTGAAGGCCACATTCGCCTCCACCGCGATGGAGGCGGTCTCCGCGTCCTCGACGTAGGCGGTGTAGGTGGGGCGCAGCACCCCCCACACCATCCCGCACAGCGCATAGACCACCAGGGACAGCGCCAGGACCCCCGCATACACGCCGGTGTTGGGACTGGGCCGGCGTGACCGCCGCGCGGCGGGTGTCGGGGGTTCGGGTGTGGCGGTGTAGCCCTGGTACGGGTTGCTCATGGAGTGTCAGGTTACCGTCACCGGGGTACCCGGCCATAAAGGAGCTTGTCGACGCCTCCCCCACGATCACTCCCACTGGACGTCGGTCAGATCCACCCCCTCCTGCTGCGCTTGGGTCTCCACCAGCGAGAGCAGATATTCAGCCCGGCCCTGGTAGGTGGCGTTGAACCGTTCGTCCTGGACATACATCCGGGCGAGGAGGACCTGCTTGGATCTGCTGACCTCATACCACTGACCGATGGAGGCGCGGTGGCGTTCGACCAGCTCAGCGGCCTCGTCGGACCCGGGTGTCACCTCCCGTTCCGCGGCATCCACCAGGTCCGCCACGAAGGTGTCCTGCTCCTCCTTGACCCGGTGCCAGTCCGCCCGGGTCATCTGCTCCTGGGCTCTGCGGGACTGTTCCCATTCGGGGGTCTCACCCCACCGTAGTTCAGCTTCGTCCTGGTATTCGGGTTTCCAGGTGCCACCGAAGAGCTCAATCTTCTCCTCGATGCTCATGTCCCTGTCATTCATGGTGTCCTCCCTGAGGATGTCATCAACCGCCCGGACCATCCGGTGCAGCTGACCGATACGTTCAACCAGAATTTCCCGTTGCCGCCTGAGCGCGCGGGAGGCATCCCCCGGGGCGTCGAGCAACCCTGCGATCTCATCCAGGGGGAGGCCGACCTCGCGGTAGACCAGTATCTGTAGTGCGATCTCAAGGTCCTCCCCGGTGTACATCCGGTGACCGGACCGGGTCCGGTGGCTCGGCACGAGCAGTCCGATGGAGTCCCAGTAGCGCAGGGTGCGCGTGCTGACGCGGAGAATCTCGGCTGCCTCGCCGATCTGGTAGTCGGTCATGGTTACAGTCTCCGCCATGACGCGACGTCAAGGTCAAGGCCATGGGCGAAAAAGGCAGGAAAAAACCCTGAAGGGCTGTCGTCCACTTCAGGGTTTGATCACCGATGGGGGAACTAGTCGCAGAACTTCCACTGGCCACCCTCGCGGAGGAAGCGCTGGGTTGCGGAATCGGTCTGACCATTGGCGGAGGCCACCACCCAGGCGGAGGCGCTGTTGCCATCAACCTGGATGTCAGTGATGGAGTCCACGGTGCCCGGGTCAGCACCGGGGATCTGGTTCAGTGGCACGTCCGGGATGGTGCTGAAGTCCAGGGCTGCGGCACCACCATTGGCTTCGATCACACGGCTACAGGTGTTGCGGGGGACGTACTCCAACATCGACCGCAGGGTGGTCTGCTGCAGTGAACCCCGCACGAGGGATTCAATGGCTGCCGCATCCTCCGGGCTGGCTGCACGGCCACCCTCGACCGGCGCGAGGCTCTGGTAGGTGATGACCGGCTCAACCGGGACATTCTGCTGCGGGGCGGGTTGCTGCACAACCGGCTCGGAGGTCGGTGCCGGCTCCTGAGCGTCCTGCTCCGGTGCCTGCTCGGTCGCCTCATCCTCGGTGGTTTCCCCCTGGGTGTCCTCCCCGGATATGTCCTCCTCGGTCACCTTCGTGGTGGTTGTGGTGGAGGACGAGGTCTGCTTGGTGGTCGATGATGCGGTGGTGTCCTCATCATCACTGCCGCAGGCTGCCAGCACAAGCGGAGCCACCATGATGGCGGCAACGGCGGCCTTCTTCGCAGAAATACGAATGGACAAGTTCTTCTCCTGTAATTCATCAACGCGTACGCGCCCCTCGGGTGAGACACGAGTTGGCTCCGCTCACCCTATCAAGCCAGAGGGGGTCGGCGCTGTTTTAACGGCTGTCATTATGCTGGCAATTGTGCAATTGAACCGTGGAACCATCATCGATGCCGCCCTTTCCATCCTCAACTCCTACGGGCTGGCCGACATGACGATGCGCCGGGTGGCCAAACAGCTGGATGTCGCCCCCGGTGCCCTGTACTGGCATTTCAAGAACAAACAGGAACTGATCGGCGCGACCGCCCGGAGAATCCTGGAACCGTTGTTGATACAGCGGGATGAAGAGGACGTCGAAAAGCGTGACGCGGTGACCACGTGCGCGCAGTTACGTGAGCTGATGATCAACCACCGGGACGGCGCGGAGGTGGTCAGCGCGGCGCTCAGCGACGCCACCCTGCACGATGAACTGGAGGCCCTCATCGCTGTCACCCTGCCCACCCAGGAGGGTGTCGGTGCTTTCACCCTGCTGCATTTCGTCATCGGTGCCGTCCTGGCGGAACAGACGCAACGCCAGCTCCGGGAATTGACCGGTGACGACACCCCCACGCCCGCCGGGGAAGACCCGGCGTTTGAAGAACGGTTCCTGACCGGCATAAGAATCATCATTACCGGACTAGATGCGCTCGGCAGGATAAGATAGCTTTCCATGACATCAAGCAGTGAACACAGCTACTCCGTATGGCCGGGTGATGCCTACCCGCTCGGCTCGAAATACGACGGTGCAGGCACCAACTTTGCACTGTTTTCAGACGTTGCCGAAAGCGTCGAGCTCTGCCTCGTCGATGAGAATGACAATGAGACCAGGATCAAGCTGGAGGAAAAAGACAACAACGTCTGGCACTGCTACCTTCCGGGCATCCTGCCCGGCCAGCGGTACGGTTACCGCGTGCACGGCCCCTGGGACCCGGACAACGGCAAGCGCTGCGATGCCAGCAAGTTCCTGGTGGATCCCTACGCCCGCGCCTTCGTCGGCGAATATGACGGCCACCCCTCATTGTTCAGCTACGACATCATGGACCCGGAGAACCCCCACGGCCGCAACACCGAGGACAGCCTCCCCCACTCCATGAAGTCCGTGGTTGTCAGCCCGTTCTTCGACTGGGGCAATGACCAGCCACCGCGCACCCCGTACCACGAGACCGTGATCTACGAGGCGCATGTCAAGGGTATGACCATGACCCACCCGGACATCCCCGAGAACCTCCGGGGCACCTATGCCGGTCTGGCACACCCCAAGATCATCGAGTACCTGGTGGATCTGGGCATCACCGCCATCGAGCTCATGCCCGTGCACCAGTTCATGCAGGACGACCGCCTGCGTGAACTCGGCCTGCGCAACTACTGGGGATACAACACCTTCGGGTTCTTCGCCCCCCAGAATGACTACTCCTCGGCGAGCACCCCGGGTGCGGCCGTCGCCGAGTTCAAGGCCATGGTGCGATCCTTCCACGAGGCGGGCATCGAGGTCATCCTCGATGTGGTGTACAACCACACCGCCGAGGGCAACCACATGGGCCCGACCATCTCCTTCCGCGGTATTGACAACGAGGCCTACTAC
Proteins encoded:
- a CDS encoding YbjN domain-containing protein, with protein sequence MPDTLLPRPVDLDRVEDAVDALGYQFLAADDRLLLPWPNHRISMYFGHESGVHLTMVARMRMSLDLSMINDVAHALNRWNTERIAPAAMLHVGDLGEIEIRFRSSLSVDEGVSTDQLLQFIQLTINTVEMAVDTVLELFSELDITGAGSEELRAEQDEEDLIADIVGLWVPPSVNRHGFERGSESRNMDTPRHPSSHHDHNDHHGDDHHDDHPDGDDPGSPDGETGSEPVRETPDEPFLPIFSEFAGTDLTDGTEGPADSPGPTTGRHRGDEDGDLLDLLASMRDHDGQTTGPDGGIPAIGDSSVTLPVNGDDDDADDLDDIADRDLYDPEDTHPEYPREVTLDRIRDHLADIGVVKTSGEDDFLVAWINEVFIGFFIDNGPTFLVKGHWDPDMDPDRDFIKLFMMCNQWNERSLTTKAFCHKDTQGLQVRVEFAVPTAEGLTDGQLRHNIALSIHHILQAVDSLSIEATGSSIVDWPDQN
- a CDS encoding MerR family transcriptional regulator, which codes for MTDYQIGEAAEILRVSTRTLRYWDSIGLLVPSHRTRSGHRMYTGEDLEIALQILVYREVGLPLDEIAGLLDAPGDASRALRRQREILVERIGQLHRMVRAVDDILREDTMNDRDMSIEEKIELFGGTWKPEYQDEAELRWGETPEWEQSRRAQEQMTRADWHRVKEEQDTFVADLVDAAEREVTPGSDEAAELVERHRASIGQWYEVSRSKQVLLARMYVQDERFNATYQGRAEYLLSLVETQAQQEGVDLTDVQWE
- a CDS encoding TetR family transcriptional regulator, which encodes MQLNRGTIIDAALSILNSYGLADMTMRRVAKQLDVAPGALYWHFKNKQELIGATARRILEPLLIQRDEEDVEKRDAVTTCAQLRELMINHRDGAEVVSAALSDATLHDELEALIAVTLPTQEGVGAFTLLHFVIGAVLAEQTQRQLRELTGDDTPTPAGEDPAFEERFLTGIRIIITGLDALGRIR